In the Topomyia yanbarensis strain Yona2022 chromosome 3, ASM3024719v1, whole genome shotgun sequence genome, one interval contains:
- the LOC131691617 gene encoding zinc finger protein 506-like, with the protein MELVNTTLFEAVQIKIEPDKISDCPQSSLDSVEAISKPIKRSTKGRCLRSRTVPVQPEELIPYDANLMQIPGMSGANKPIAPVCVEDTIPQCRFCLRRVAQPNLQILRPIHKTKAIAALKIKIFLNDAYPMACCNCLNLLDIILDFREAAIKARNLLLNERSYLKGDEWDKLDNVETIANCRAAVERHKNQIGAAYEDFLRRRNRRQVHDEIKRPEEQEIVKPIPVQSTDKEVGSQGSNVIEANNDEDDYVPDSDSSSEDTEVDRRETKKSKRNSRKNKPLNIPKPIKGPYELCDICGQRVCTQSAEGHKNRHLGIKPYTCPSVGCGMTFHSRFNQGLHVKRIHPASGIPTQKCDICGKVLRGKPGVLNSHKRQHSITEKSHVCQLCGKAFTLKRYLRQHAMVHSEEFPHKCSYCGKRFNNKWSMRTHERNMHEKRSHVPVVSNEAPGMSTFGIL; encoded by the exons ATGGAGCTAGTTAACACAACATTATTTGAAGCGGTACAGATTAAGATAGAGCCCGATAAAATTAGTGATTGTCCTCAGTCTTCATTGGACTCTGTTGAGGCAATAAG TAAACCAATAAAACGATCTACTAAAGGCAGGTGCCTAAGATCGCGAACTGTACCGGTACAACCGGAAGAACTCATACCGTATGATGCTAACTTAATGCAAATACCAGGCATGTCGGGTGCTAATaaaccgatagcacctgtctgTGTAGAAGACACCATACCACAGTGTAGATTTTGTCTTCGACGAGTCGCTCAACCAAACCTGCAGATTCTTCGGCCCATTCATAAGACCAAAGCCATTGCCGCGctgaaaatcaaaatttttctcAACGATGCTTACCCCATGGCATGCTGCAATTGCTTGAACCTGCTAGACATCATACTGGACTTCAGAGAGGCTGCTATCAAAGCTAGGAACTTACTGTTGAACGAGAGAAGTTATCTTAAGGGCGACGAATGGGATAAGCTAGACAATGTGGAGACGATTGCAAACTGTAGAGCTGCAGTAGAacgacataaaaatcaaatcggTGCTGCTTATGAAGATTTTTTGAGACGTCGAAATCGTAGGCAAGTTCATGATGAGATAAAACGTCCTGAGGAACAAGAAATTGTCAAACCTATACCAGTGCAATCAACCGATAAGGAAGTTGGAAGTCAAGGTTCTAATGTTATTGAAGCAAATAATGATGAGGATGACTACGTACCGGATTCGGATTCTTCGAGTGAAGATACTGAAGTAGATCGAAGAGAGACGAAGAAATCCAAACGAAACAGTCGGAAAAACAAACCGTTAAATATTCCCAAACCAATAAAAGGGCCGTATGAGCTATGCGATATATGTGGACAGCGGGTTTGTACGCAATCTGCAGAAGGACACAAAAATCGTCATCTTG GCATAAAACCTTACACTTGTCCTTCCGTTGGCTGTGGAATGACGTTTCACAGCAGGTTCAATCAAGGATTGCACGTCAAACGGATCCATCCTGCAAGTGGTATACCAACGCAGAAATGTGATATCTGTGGAAAAGTTCTGAGAGGGAAACCTGGAGTTTTAAATTCTCACAAGCGCCAGCACAGCATAACCGAGAAAAGCCATGTGTGTCAGCTCTGTGGAAAGGCTTTCACTCTCAAGCGGTACCTTCGGCAGCATGCCATGGTACACTCGGAGGAATTTCCGCATAAATGTAGTTACTGTGGGAAAAG GTTCAACAACAAATGGAGCATGAGAACGCACGAAAGGAATATGCACGAAAAGCGGAGTCATGTTCCAGTAGTAAGCAATGAAGCGCCGGGAATGTCTACGTTTGGCATATTGTGA
- the LOC131691616 gene encoding zinc finger protein 62 homolog: MDTGHRSRRSSRRMKEEPPIDIVDIKLEPLEIDDMNNYSSLAVGTSQEAKSTGTTKRKYMKSRATQVKPNYYGNDSLNVPSVSGENEPINPVCGEPIVPQCRFCLRRVSRANLKIILPKHKPKALAALKIKVFPGDAYPFACCNCLNLIEIILDFKNTVSKAKYLLLHERMYLESEGWDEADSIDAISKCRTVVEKHKNQIDLIHEENVKRKQSDLKYSVVDDFKQLDDSENLQHDEPGKSQHDDLEDHQHGIPIIKCVESLRVETVPDELIHQVSEEKDSIMHSSGDENEESDYEPSSDSQEDDVGKVLKKAEKPKQPRTNNKEKRSESAPRGELCDLCGQRVCAQAAESHKNRHLGIKPYKCPSEGCELTFYSRANQVSHVKRIHDENGVPIHKCDICGRYIRGALKVINYHKRKHEQKKEHVCQFCGKGFTMRQYLKQHVTVVHTEVFPHGCSYCGKKFKLKWSMLAHEKNVHEKKLSAATTQEQQSSNCELAQDRSNDYV; the protein is encoded by the exons ATGGACACAGGACACAGATCTCGACGTAGTTCACGAAGAATGAAAGAAGAACCACCCATCGACATAGTAGACATCAAATTAGAACCACTAGAGATCGATGATATGAACAATTACTCATCGTTGGCCGTTGGCACTTCCCAAGAAGCAAAAAG CACAGGGACAACCAAACGAAAATACATGAAATCACGAGCCACTCAAGTCAAACCGAATTATTACGGGAATGATAGTTTGAATGTACCCAGCGTGTCTGGTGAGAACGAGCCAATTAACCCAGTTTGTGGCGAACCCATCGTACCACAATGTCGATTTTGTTTGCGAAGAGTTTCACGTGCGAAtctcaaaataattcttcccaAACATAAGCCTAAGGCACTAGCTGCCTTGAAAATAAAAGTCTTCCCTGGAGATGCATATCCGTTCGCATGCTGCAACTGCTTGAACCTAATAGAAAtaattttggattttaaaaacACCGTGTCGAAAGCAAAATACTTGCTGCTACATGAGCGGATGTACCTGGAGAGTGAAGGATGGGACGAGGCGGATAGTATTGATGCAATTTCCAAATGTAGAACTGTAGTGGAGAAACATAAGAATCAGATCGATTTAATCCACGAGGAAAACGTAAAGCGAAAACAATCCGATTTGAAATACAGTGTTGTAGATGATTTCAAACAGCTTGACGATTCGGAGAATCTTCAGCATGATGAACCCGGGAAAAGTCAGCATGACGATCTTGAAGATCACCAGCACGGAATTCCGATTATAAAATGTGTTGAATCGCTGAGGGTAGAAACGGTTCCGGATGAACTCATCCATCAGGTGTCCGAGGAAAAAGATTCGATAATGCATTCCTCAGGTGATGAAAATGAGGAATCAGATTACGAGCCATCATCGGATTCGCAAGAAGATGATGTTGGTAAAGTTTTAAAGAAAGCTGAAAAGCCTAAACAGCCCAGAACAAACAATAAAGAGAAGCGATCAGAATCTGCACCTCGTGGCGAATTATGTGACCTTTGTGGACAGCGAGTATGTGCACAGGCAGCAGAATCGCATAAAAATCGTCATTTAG GAATTAAACCCTACAAATGCCCATCGGAAGGTTGTGAGTTGACTTTCTACAGCAGAGCGAATCAAGTATCACACGTAAAGCGTATACACGATGAAAATGGAGTTCCAATACACAAGTGTGATATCTGTGGGCGGTATATTCGGGGAGCCCTGAAAGTAATTAACTATCACAAGCGCAAGCAtgagcaaaagaaagagcaCGTATGTCAGTTTTGCGGAAAAGGATTTACGATGCGGCAGTATTTGAAGCAGCATGTCACCGTTGTGCATACTGAGGTATTTCCGCACGGATGCAGCTATTGTGGGAAAAA GTTCAAATTAAAGTGGAGCATGCTAGCGCATGAGAAAAATGTTCATGAAAAGAAACTCTCTGCCGCAACGACACAGGAACAACAATCATCTAATTGCGAATTGGCGCAGGATAGAAGTAATGATTATGTGTAA